The following are from one region of the Arachis duranensis cultivar V14167 chromosome 10, aradu.V14167.gnm2.J7QH, whole genome shotgun sequence genome:
- the LOC107471747 gene encoding uncharacterized protein LOC107471747, whose amino-acid sequence MLPWILFFLLATVEISTALVAGNSQVITFRSPKLFPEGLAWDPTGQNFLVGSLHHRTISNVSNAGVIETLISDTSLPENVTILGLAVDSRNHRVLAALHAFKPLPPFNALAAYDLHSGNRLFLTVLPTNDNSDEATTANDVAVDFKGNAYVTNSGGNYIWKVNEKGEASILSNSRRFTEQPVDREAWYSSCGLNGIAYVSSGYLLAVQSNTGKMFKVDPEDGTAKLVALNEDLIGADGVVSRSDGVVLVVSPVTGKLWFLKSKDEWGEGVVFDKIDLDLEGFPTSVAVGERDRAYVLYGHVKEGIWGNAERESFEIEEVRSLSEVEGVNVYWMYVIVGVGLAYFLYWRLQMGHFVNTMDKKTN is encoded by the coding sequence ATGCTACCATGGATACTCTTCTTCCTCTTGGCTACCGTCGAGATCTCAACTGCACTCGTCGCCGGAAACAGCCAAGTTATCACTTTCCGATCACCCAAACTCTTCCCTGAAGGCCTTGCATGGGACCCAACGGGTCAGAACTTCCTCGTCGGATCTCTCCACCACCGCACCATCTCCAACGTCTCCAATGCCGGAGTGATTGAAACACTAATCTCCGATACTTCCCTTCCTGAAAATGTCACCATCTTGGGCCTCGCCGTCGATTCCCGTAACCACCGTGTCCTCGCCGCTCTCCACGCTTTTAAACCCCTCCCTCCCTTCAACGCCCTCGCTGCCTACGACCTCCACTCCGGCAACCGCCTTTTCCTCACCGTTCTACCCACCAACGACAATTCCGACGAAGCCACCACCGCGAACGACGTTGCCGTGGACTTCAAGGGAAATGCTTACGTCACGAACTCCGGAGGAAACTACATCTGGAAGGTGAACGAGAAAGGGGAAGCTTCGATACTTTCGAACTCCCGCAGGTTCACGGAACAACCCGTGGACCGCGAAGCATGGTATAGTTCCTGCGGCCTGAACGGCATCGCTTACGTCAGCAGCGGGTATCTCCTGGCGGTGCAAAGCAATACGGGTAAGATGTTCAAGGTGGATCCCGAAGATGGCACCGCGAAGCTCGTGGCGCTGAACGAGGACCTAATTGGTGCGGACGGCGTCGTTTCAAGGAGTGACGGCGTCGTTTTGGTGGTGTCCCCGGTGACTGGAAAGCTGTGGTTCCTGAAGAGCAAAGATGAGTGGGGTGAGGGTGTGGTGTTTGACAAAATTGACCTTGACTTGGAAGGATTTCCTACTTCAGTTGCTGTTGGCGAGAGGGACAGGGCTTACGTATTATACGGGCATGTGAAGGAGGGCATTTGGGGAAATGCGGAGAGGGAGAGCTTTGAGATTGAGGAGGTGAGGTCGCTCAGTGAGGTGGAGGGTGTGAACGTGTATTGGATGTATGTGATTGTTGGAGTGGGTTTGGCCTATTTCTTGTATTGGAGACTCCAAATGGGACACTTTGTGAACACCATGGATAAGAAGACCAATTGA
- the LOC107471851 gene encoding uncharacterized protein LOC107471851, translated as MTLPILSSNHLHSFISAATTTTILLFLLSSVGISTSLAGNSHVITFRSPNLFPEGLAWDSKGQHFLVGSLRHRTISAVSDAGVVETLISDPSLPENVTVLGLSVDSRNNRVLAVLHALKPLPPFNALAAYDLRSGQRLFLSLLSSADNGESDGSDDAIANDVTVDFKGNAYVTNSAGNFIWKVNDKGEASILSNSRRFTEHPVDREAWYSFCGLNGIGYVSNGYLLVVQSNTGKMFKVDAEDGTARLVLLNDDLIGADAVALRSDGVVLVVSPVAGKLWFLKSNDGWGEAVVFDQIDLDLEGYPTSVVVGEGDRAYVLYGRMKEGVLGNSERESFAIEEVRSPKESKGENVWLYVMVGVGLVFFWCWRFQMRQLVNNMDKKIN; from the coding sequence ATGACTCTCCCAATCCTCTCATCCAatcatcttcactccttcatctCGGCGGCCACCACTACAACAATCCTCTTATTCCTTCTCTCCTCTGTCGGGATCTCAACTTCACTTGCCGGAAACAGCCATGTAATCACATTCCGGTCACCCAACCTCTTTCCCGAAGGCCTCGCCTGGGATTCCAAGGGACAGCACTTTCTCGTCGGCTCCCTACGCCATCGCACCATCTCCGCCGTCTCCGACGCCGGCGTAGTGGAAACTCTAATCTCCGATCCTTCTCTCCCAGAAAACGTCACTGTTTTGGGGCTCTCCGTCGATTCACGCAACAACCGCGTCCTCGCCGTACTCCACGCGCTCAAACCCCTCCCTCCCTTCAACGCCCTCGCTGCCTACGACCTCCGCTCCGGCCAACGCCTATTCCTTTCCCTCCTCTCCTCCGCCGACAACGGCGAATCCGATGGCTCCGACGACGCCATCGCAAACGACGTCACGGTGGACTTCAAGGGAAACGCTTACGTCACTAACTCCGCAGGAAACTTCATCTGGAAAGTCAACGACAAAGGGGAAGCTTCGATCTTATCTAACTCCCGCAGGTTCACGGAACACCCCGTGGACCGCGAAGCATGGTATAGTTTCTGCGGCCTCAATGGCATCGGTTACGTCAGCAACGGTTACTTATTGGTGGTGCAATCGAATACGGGGAAGATGTTCAAGGTGGATGCTGAAGACGGCACCGCAAGGCTCGTGCTGCTGAACGACGATCTGATTGGCGCTGACGCTGTCGCTTTGAGGAGCGACGGTGTCGTTTTGGTTGTGTCACCTGTGGCTGGGAAGCTGTGGTTTCTGAAGAGCAACGATGGGTGGGGTGAGGCTGTGGTGTTTGACCAAATTGACCTTGACTTGGAAGGGTACCCAACTTCGGTGGTAGTTGGAGAGGGGGATAGGGCGTATGTGTTGTACGGGCGTATGAAGGAGGGTGTTTTGGGGAATTCGGAGAGGGAGAGTTTTGCCATTGAGGAAGTGAGGTCGCCTAAAGAAAGCAAGGGTGAGAATGTTTGGTTGTATGTGATGGTGGGAGTGGGGTTGGTTTTTTTCTGGTGTTGGAGGTTTCAAATGAGGCAGCTTGTCAACAACATGGATAAGAAGATCAACTGA
- the LOC107471850 gene encoding zinc finger CCCH domain-containing protein 48: MDIKAARRTERFGARAITCVYWQAGKCNRNPCSFLHRETPIPPNTGYCNGNSTYSHKCMKKRHSSSNNKSSPKHNSKNVFIRKMGGGSLARDYQKPSQSICRYWVNGNCVRGEHCRDLHSWFYGDGFSTLAKLREHKKVITGIALPAGSDKLYSGSTDGTIRTWDCHTGKCVNVVNLGAEVISMISEGPWIFIGLRNAVKAWNVQAALEFTLDGPKGRALSIIVGSETLFAGDEDGVISAWRGGSVSISPFKLVASLNGHTSDVVCLAVGGKMLYSGSMDHSIKVWDMDTLDCKMTLSGHADTVTSLICWDSYLLSSSFDCTVKVWVATEEGSLKVTYTHREENGVLALCGMTDVDAKPILFCSCLDNSVRLYELPSFSERGRLFARREVRSLEIGPGGLFFTGDGTGLVMVWKWLDEPKVASS, translated from the exons ATGGATATAAAGGCTGCAAGAAGGACTGAACGTTTTGGTGCAAGAGCGATAACGTGTGTCTACTGGCAAGCTGGGAAATGCAACAGAAACCCGTGCAGTTTTTTGCACAGAGAAACACCAATACCACCAAATACTGGATATTGTAATGGCAATAGTACTTATTCTCATAAGTGCATGAAGAAGCGCCATTCCTCTTCTAATAATAAGTCTTCCCCTAAGCATAACTCGAAGAATGTATTCATAAGAAAGATGGGAGGAGGTAGTCTTGCTAGGGATTATCAGAAGCCATCACAAAGTATTTGTAGATACTGGGTGAATGGCAATTGTGTACGCGGTGAGCACTGTCGCGATTTGCATTCATGGTTTTATGGTGATGGCTTTTCAACATTAGCAAAGCTTCGAGAACACAAGAAG GTTATCACTGGGATTGCACTTCCAGCTGGATCAGATAAATTATATTCTGGAAGCACTGATGGGACAATCCGGACATGGGACTGCCATACTGGAAAATGTGTCAATGTGGTAAATCTTGGAGCAGAGGTTATTTCTATGATCAGCGAGGGTCCATGGATTTTTATTGGTCTGAGGAATGCTGTCAAA GCTTGGAATGTTCAGGCTGCACTAGAGTTTACTTTAGATGGACCAAAGGGGCGAGCTCTTTCCATCATTGTTGGCAGCGAAACCCTTTTTGCTGGGGATGAG GATGGAGTAATTTCTGCATGGAGAGGCGGTTCTGTATCTATATCTCCTTTTAAACTGGTTGCATCACTAAATGGCCACACCAGCGATGTAGTTTGCCTAGCAGTTGGAGGCAAGATGCTATATTCAGGGTCCATGGACCACAGCATTAAG GTTTGGGATATGGATACATTAGATTGTAAAATGACCCTTAGCGGACATGCTGACACAGTAACATCCCTTATTTGTTGGGACTCTTATTTGTTATCAAGTTCGTTTGACTGCACAGTCAAGGTCTGGGTTGCCACTGAAGAGGGATCTTTGAAAGTGACATACACACACAGAGAGGAGAAT gGTGTTCTTGCACTTTGTGGGATGACTGATGTAGATGCCAAGCCAATATTGTTTTGCTCTTGCCTTGACAATTCAGTTCGCCTTTATGAATTGCCATC ATTTTCAGAGAGGGGTCGGTTATTTGCAAGACGAGAAGTGCGATCACTTGAGATAGGTCCTGGTGGTCTCTTCTTTACCGGAGATGGAACTGGTTTAGTGATGGTGTGGAAATGGTTGGATGAGCCCAAGGTGGCATcatcttga